In the genome of Polyangia bacterium, the window AGCAGCGAAATGCCGCGGGCCAGCGAAAGCGCCATGCCAATCGCCGAGTCGGCCACTTCCTCGGTGCCGTAATCGGGCACGTTGGCCACCGGAATGCCTTGCTCGCGGGCCGCGCGATAATCGACGTTGTCGTAACCCACGCCGCAACGGACGATCAGCTTGCACTGTTTGAGCCGTGCGATCGACTTGGCGGTGAACCTCAAGCAGTGGTAAATCATCACCGCGTCGGCGTCTTCGATCTGGCCCGCCAGTTCGTCTTCGTGCTGGGCTTGCAGGCAGGCGACGTGCGCCAGATCGCCGAGGATCTCCTTC includes:
- a CDS encoding NAD(P)-dependent oxidoreductase, whose product is MPPRFKVAITDFLTHSPDAEKEILGDLAHVACLQAQHEDELAGQIEDADAVMIYHCLRFTAKSIARLKQCKLIVRCGVGYDNVDYRAAREQGIPVANVPDYGTEEVADSAIGMALSLARGISLLNSRLRAGGDDWSYSHAAPLPRLRGRVFAIIGLGRIGSAAALRAKALGMDVAYYDPYAPDGRDKSLGIRRVEELDELLA